The Candidatus Cloacimonadota bacterium nucleotide sequence ACCTTTTACATTGTAAACATTCAGTTCGCAAACAACAGCTTTCTTAACCTCGAATTTGATCTCCGTATTTGTTCTCATCGGATTTGGTGAATTTTGAAATAAAACAATATTTTGTTCATTATCATAATTTTCATGAGTAACTTTTAAGGTTTCTTCTCTTTCATTTAATTCGATGTCAGAAGCGATCCAGCTGTTATCAG carries:
- a CDS encoding T9SS type A sorting domain-containing protein, producing DNSWIASDIELNEREETLKVTHENYDNEQNIVLFQNSPNPMRTNTEIKFEVKKAVVCELNVYNVKGEKVANLFNDNVQNDEVVTVSWNGKDNNGRDVVAGFYLYKIKAGRYTSTKKMILMK